From a region of the Odoribacter splanchnicus DSM 20712 genome:
- a CDS encoding IS1595-like element ISOdsp1 family transposase — protein MNILNFMQRFPDEASCIAYLKEQREQSGIVCKHCGCTEHRWDANKLVFECKHCHHRQSLRSGTVMEHSKLPFRYWIAAMFLLTSTKKSFSTEEIRRQLGHKRYQPIWEMVCKLRDVMGKRDERYRLTGSVELDEGFFTVELQEEEKDKPLKRGRGSQRKARILVMVESSYSTKTPKRGRPNKAVGHLKMQVISDLGSKTITKVVKEQLEPSVELTTDDSTSYIKFDKLVKSHKAVTSGKEAVKVFLPWVHIAISNAKRLLLDVHHKLKNEYLQYYLNEFCYKFNRRYLDEKLFDRLAFTAINYNTDFRSKIYRRTSCG, from the coding sequence ATGAACATACTAAATTTCATGCAACGGTTCCCCGATGAAGCATCTTGCATTGCTTATCTGAAGGAACAGAGGGAACAATCAGGTATTGTCTGCAAACATTGTGGCTGTACGGAACATCGCTGGGATGCCAATAAACTTGTTTTTGAGTGCAAGCACTGCCATCATAGGCAATCATTACGCTCCGGAACTGTTATGGAACATAGCAAGCTGCCTTTCCGTTACTGGATAGCAGCCATGTTCCTGCTAACAAGCACTAAGAAATCCTTTTCAACAGAGGAAATCCGTCGCCAGTTAGGTCACAAACGTTATCAACCCATCTGGGAGATGGTCTGCAAGCTTCGGGATGTCATGGGAAAGCGTGATGAACGCTACCGCCTGACCGGTTCTGTAGAACTGGACGAAGGTTTCTTCACTGTGGAGCTTCAAGAAGAAGAAAAGGACAAACCGTTGAAAAGAGGTCGTGGCAGTCAAAGGAAAGCCAGGATTCTGGTCATGGTTGAAAGCTCCTATTCTACGAAAACTCCCAAGAGAGGAAGACCCAATAAAGCAGTCGGACACCTCAAAATGCAGGTCATATCAGATTTGGGGTCGAAGACAATTACCAAGGTTGTCAAAGAGCAACTGGAGCCGTCAGTAGAACTGACTACAGACGATTCCACATCATATATCAAGTTTGATAAACTCGTCAAGAGCCATAAGGCGGTCACTTCCGGCAAAGAAGCGGTTAAAGTCTTCCTGCCCTGGGTGCATATTGCAATAAGCAATGCCAAAAGGCTTCTGTTGGACGTTCATCATAAGCTTAAAAACGAATACTTACAATACTATCTGAATGAGTTCTGCTATAAATTCAACAGACGCTATCTCGATGAAAAACTATTTGATAGACTCGCTTTCACAGCTATCAACTATAACACCGACTTTAGGTCGAAAATTTATAGACGGACATCATGCGGATAA
- a CDS encoding C25 family cysteine peptidase, translating to METSGKRRLRMGKKGQSTRSGKTLVENRSVRTRSCLDTEAIKTLQIAYEFHGYWEETLVCQGEKYCKIEIEGGGHLQTVGAPNLPQEGIYVNIPENAKFLNLQVGECHEKTIEVEYPIAPNPLPALEGEELLYRKDSTIYDSGSLFPAEVAVFSAVRRIGGVKVVHILVNPVRYYPVQRQLQVVETMILKITYELSEETDTIGKPRHHRCGGPAVDILGMPEMDGVTTKGGGRGGREDIRTLKNPANCAELLIVTKPDLRPAFDDFLEFKSRDFKVALADTGQIISEFGGQSGMDEQIREFLCYAAENWRISPRYILLGGNITDIPTHWEYFLGARISSDHFYADLKGDLSPDVVVSRFPASEPEEMKNMCDYFIRYAQTRKEWGKSVLLSSYNREDYNECTEEVAGIIASDFQIYKCYDGQATKEEIIETINQGVGFINYRGHGLPTGWQAGNGLTSDDLVQLKNVDKIPQVLSIACSNNALEKEHCFGCEWIRQGKAVSFLGAAVPSYTVVNHEFDKWLWEGIALKKLKRAGEIFNYGIQKLYMNNPENDLVKHTIYAYLLVGDATAECDFYRSE from the coding sequence ATGGAAACATCAGGAAAACGCCGTCTCCGGATGGGGAAGAAGGGCCAATCGACCCGTTCAGGTAAAACATTGGTAGAAAATCGATCTGTTCGTACCCGTAGTTGTTTGGATACCGAAGCTATAAAAACCCTTCAAATTGCTTATGAATTTCATGGCTATTGGGAAGAAACCCTGGTTTGTCAGGGAGAAAAATATTGTAAAATAGAGATAGAAGGAGGAGGGCATTTACAAACTGTGGGGGCTCCTAACCTGCCTCAGGAAGGTATTTATGTGAACATACCTGAGAATGCAAAGTTTCTGAATTTGCAAGTCGGGGAATGTCACGAAAAAACAATAGAAGTGGAATATCCGATAGCTCCGAATCCATTGCCTGCTTTAGAAGGGGAAGAATTACTATACCGCAAAGACAGTACAATTTATGATTCCGGGTCTTTGTTTCCGGCAGAAGTGGCTGTATTCTCAGCCGTTCGTCGTATCGGGGGAGTAAAGGTTGTACATATATTAGTGAATCCTGTTCGTTATTATCCGGTACAACGGCAACTTCAGGTGGTGGAAACGATGATTTTGAAAATAACGTATGAACTATCGGAAGAGACGGACACTATCGGGAAGCCGCGGCATCATCGGTGCGGAGGCCCTGCGGTGGATATTTTGGGGATGCCGGAGATGGATGGGGTGACTACCAAGGGAGGGGGCAGAGGAGGTAGGGAAGATATACGAACGTTAAAGAATCCCGCTAATTGTGCCGAATTGCTGATCGTGACTAAACCGGACTTGAGACCGGCGTTCGATGATTTCCTCGAATTTAAAAGCCGGGATTTCAAAGTAGCTTTGGCCGATACCGGGCAGATCATATCGGAATTCGGCGGACAATCGGGGATGGATGAGCAGATCCGGGAGTTTTTGTGTTATGCTGCTGAAAATTGGCGTATTTCTCCCCGCTATATTCTGTTAGGTGGAAATATTACGGATATACCGACACATTGGGAATACTTTTTGGGGGCCAGAATTTCGTCCGATCATTTCTATGCCGACTTAAAGGGCGATTTGTCGCCCGATGTCGTCGTATCCCGTTTTCCTGCATCGGAGCCGGAAGAAATGAAGAACATGTGTGATTATTTTATTCGTTATGCTCAAACGCGTAAGGAGTGGGGAAAATCTGTACTGCTGTCTTCCTATAACCGGGAAGATTATAACGAATGTACAGAAGAAGTAGCCGGTATTATCGCTTCCGATTTCCAAATTTATAAGTGTTATGACGGTCAGGCGACAAAAGAAGAAATTATCGAAACGATCAATCAGGGAGTCGGATTTATCAATTATCGGGGACACGGACTTCCGACGGGCTGGCAGGCAGGGAATGGGCTGACTTCTGACGATCTGGTGCAATTGAAGAATGTAGATAAAATACCTCAGGTATTAAGTATCGCATGTTCGAATAATGCCCTGGAAAAAGAGCATTGTTTTGGTTGTGAATGGATCCGGCAAGGCAAAGCTGTCTCTTTCCTGGGAGCTGCCGTACCTTCTTATACCGTTGTCAATCATGAATTCGATAAATGGCTTTGGGAAGGAATCGCTCTGAAAAAACTGAAACGTGCCGGCGAAATATTCAATTACGGTATTCAAAAATTGTATATGAATAATCCCGAAAACGATTTGGTAAAACATACGATTTATGCTTATTTGTTGGTTGGAGATGCTACGGCAGAATGTGATTTTTACCGTTCGGAATGA